The following nucleotide sequence is from Aspergillus luchuensis IFO 4308 DNA, chromosome 1, nearly complete sequence.
ATTAACCATATGCGCCTTTTCTCAGAGGAACATTTCTCCTAGTAGATTAGGCCTAGATCCAACGAGGGGCTTCTAAGCTCGAAACAAGTCTTAAGTGGCGTAGTTTCAAACAGGCGGGGTCCGTTTGTTAAGACTGGCATTGTGGGTGCGAAGAAGCCTCGTAACGCGAACTCATTGCTTAGTTTAGTTCCctgatgttcttcttccgaaGTCTTGCCGAAGTAGTCATTTGGGCATGACAGATATTCTGTCAGGTTGTACGAGACAATCATGGCGTCTCGTATAGCCTTTCCTTGCTTGGTCAACTCAATCTGGTCAAAGACGGTGAATtagggaggaagatgagggagaggactGAGACCAGATCAAGAAACATATCATGTGTTTCTCCCTGGTGGGTTTGATCGAAATGCAAACTCCAGGGACTGCTCTCAGCGTCAGATTTGACACATCCAGATGCCCTATAATCTAAGTCGGACCACTACAACTATTTGTCGATAACAAATACAAAAATCCTACGAAATCAGTCATATTCCATGAATCCTGTGTTTTGCCTCCACCGATAATAGAATCTCTATATGGTTATCGCGATCCATATCCGAATTTCCAATACTCTGGATTGCCGAAGTAGCCAGCCAGGGTACTCAACCCCACTGGACCCAACTCCCCACAGGGGCAATGCGTGGCTGGGTGATGTGGACAGCAATAGCTTGCTGCACACATTGTTGCAGTAGTTTATCTGCTTCCACTAGGTGCTGGAGACGTATAATCTAGGGAGACAACACTTATGGGAGCAATCACGCAGTCAAAATCCTCATTTCTCATTGATATTGTATGTCAATTGCTACCACTGTGAGATTGGTTTTACGATGCTTATTCTTCACGATGCTGATGTCGCCTTCATTGCAGAAGATGGGTTTGTAGAGCAACCAAGGAGCTGTTTTACTCCGGCAATAATCGCAGGCATCACGCTCTGGATGATGTctggcaagaagagcaacCAGCGTCAAATCGGATTCTTGACATTTCTATTCACCAACTACTACTTGAATTAATGGTACTCGGGCAATGTGGAAGTTTATTCTGCCCTTTATTCAAGAAGACCGTGACCGTACATATCGGTCACATCCTGAAGCgagggttgttgttgtccagTAAACGTTTGCACGAACAGTCTTGAGCCTCTTGACTACCAATTGAACGCATGACTAGTAAGTATTGAAGCCTGAAAACAATTACCACAGAATCCAAATGGGTACTTCATTGTTTTCTAGCTAGTAGGTTTAAATTGAGAGTTTGCTTTCAGTACggttatatatttaataatgaTTAGTAGGTACAATATAAGTACTGGGCCTACAACTCAATAGTACATTGCTCACAGCATACTTTGCTCTGAATCGTGCTACTTACCTCAGCCCCTgagtataataattagagtATACTGATTGAGAGATCCCATGAAGTCTGAGTGACTAGGGTATATCCATAGTGTCTGGCCAACCGATCTACTCACCAATCACGTGACGAGAgagccagcagcaggaggaagagaccaCAGTTCTATCAGGCAATCCGCTACCACTAGAACAAGGTAGGAAAAGGTCCTCTGACATCTGTTCATGCATCTTCAACATCGTCTGGGAAAGTCTCCAGACTGATCAGCGATTTCTAACCAATGCGTCCATCCGAATGCCTAAATCCCTGTTGGGTCCACAATCCGACCCAGGCCTGTCCCTGTTGAACCATCGATGATTAACAAATCTGACAATATCCAAGTTACTTCTAGACTTGAGAATGATTGAGCGCCATCAGAGAAAGTGAGCCTGTCATTGAGGTCAGCTGGGACACCATTGAAAGGCGCATCGGATCCAGCCGCATAATGGTCGGGGATTTGCTTGATGATGGGGGTTGACCacacccccccccctctctctctgacctctctcccacccccccccccccccctccccgctTGTCCACCAAAACTTTAGACCCGCGTTTGTCTGAACTCCTTTCTCAACAACGTCGCCCAGATTTCAATCCTGTAAATCATAAGTGATAGGGTCAAGTCAGAGAGCAGCGGATTGTTCCCATCACGCGTCTCACTTGGGTTTGCCTGACAGCTTCGAAGTTGGGACCTAGGTGTTCCATTTCGAGCTGCAGGTTGAGATCTCTGGCCCCTGGATCTGGTTCACTTGATCCGCGCGACAGGAATCTCTCGAAGAGGTTCTGTTCGAATTACCCTTCTCAGCCTTCCTCGTTCCTAAAAGCCTTCCTCTCGACCGCGCCGGATTGCGGGGACGACGTCATGAACGACACCACGACCACCCCTTCTCCCACTCCGGGTCCCGCCACGAAAGCATCTCCGACTTTGAATTCCCCCTCAGTAGCGGCCGGAACGAAACGCAAGCGCGCATCCGCAGCGAAATATTATGCCGTGAAGGCTGGCTATCAGCCCGGTGTTTATTATGAATGGCGCGATTGTTTGACCCAGGTTACCGGGTACAAGGGAGCTGTCTGTAAGTGACTCGCGGATAGTCCGCATTCAGTTGCCTGAAACTGACTTGTTCTTTCCAGTCCAGGCCTTCCCTTCGTACGAAGAAGCAAATGCTTTCCTCACTGGGACCCGTGCGCCCGCTGCGCGCGGCGGTACCCCCCTAGATTCTGAACCCACGAGATTTTACGGTGTTCAGCGCGGTCGAATACCCGGTGTTTATACGGACTGGGCAAAAGCACAGGAGCAGATCAAAGGCTTTCCCAAGCCGCGTTACAAGAAATTCTCGACCagggaggaggcagaggagTTTGCAAGGGAAGGCCAAGGATCCGGCGCTACGTTCGGAAAGACCCCGGAATCGCAGAAGCTCGCCGGTGCACCGCGGATGATGAACGGGGTCCCTGCAGATGCGCAGGGTATACCTTTTGAGGCGGGCACTGGTCCTCTGCCGACCGGAGCGGAGGATGGGTTTGACCCCAATGTATTGTTGGATCCCAAAACAGGAAAAGTGGTCTATAAATCACAGGACCAGAAGGCCGCGACCAAGGTGAAATCTACTGGTCCGCCGGGGATGCTGCGCATCTACACGGACGGTAGCTCCTTGAAAAATGGCAAAGCGCTTGCCTCAGCGGGCGTTGGGGTTTACTTTGGACCTGGCGATTCCCGGTTTGTCCTCCCTGACGCTCGTCGTCTTTATCCCTGAGAGGGTCTACCTTTGACTAATACTGACGCCTGTTCTCCCAGCAGAAATGTTTCCGAGCCCCTTAAAGGTAGTCGCCAGACCAATCAGCGTGCCGAGCTGACGGCCATCCTCCGGGCGCTTGACATAGCTCCACGACATCGGGACGTGACCATCTTCACAGATAGCCAATACGCGATCAACTGTGTGACGGTGTGGTTTACAAAGTGGCGGCGCAACAACTGGATGACCGCTGGCAACAAGCCGGTGGACAACAAGGATCTGGTTGAATCTATTCTATCGAAGATCGAAGAACGCAATGAGCTGAAGGTGAAGACCTTGTTCGAATGGGTCAAGGGACATAGCTCCCACCCTGGGAATGAGGCCGCCGATCGTCTGGCGGTGAGTGGTGCTCGACGAGGAGTTTCGGAGAAGGCTGCAGCATTGGAAGCAGTCAAGGACATTCCGGACGAGGCttttgaggaggaggatgacgacgactTCTGAGCTACCAATCGCGAGGTATCCTCGTAGATGCTCCCGGAGACAGAtcaatgatggcgatgggtATTGTTTGTCGACGTATTGAGTAGGACTGTTGTGATGCGATCCGTGGACTTCTATCATGTCGGTCTCAAGAAATGACGTGTTCTCCCCCGGGCGGGAGAGAAAGTTGACCTAGAACTGCAGCATGAATTGATGCCTTACTTGGCACGAACCGGACCAGCTGTAGGTGATATGACCTGTATGACAGGCAGCTGAAAGAAAGAGTCGGTTGTAGAGTTGTAGGACATAAAATACCACGAGGGTGTGCCTTTCCCGAAAGCGGCACGGGCCATTAGCAAACCAAAATGGAACTGACTGGGATCCCCGGAactttttctcctctccccgattagcttttcttcctcttccttcccactcCCCACGTACCGCTGCATCCTCGCATCGCTTCTGGCGTAAAGTCGCTCATATCGAGTCTGATCGTCGCTGGAGGTCATTCGTCGCGTCTGTGCTTGCCTGCGTCTGCTTGCCTCGTGTCTGGTCTCTCGTATCGCCCTTTTTTacttcctcccaccccccgaAGTTTATCGGGCTGGAAACTCGTGCTCTCGACGACGACGTTCGTCTTGTTAAAGATCCAGCTGTTGGAGGAATATCACATTCTTCCGATGCCAGGAGAGCTTGCCATCAAAGATATCTATACTATTATGATTGAATAACACGTGCTTGTGACTTTGTTTGAATACTTCTGTTCTCCCCACATTTTACCTTCTTTTACCCCGCGCTCCAGCTGGATAGCGAGTTGTAAACCTTCAAGATTCCGGCATCCTTGCTTGGGATCAAGCCATAATCAGCAATAGACGTTGTGCGCTGCACCTGGGGGAGCGCAACTGCAAGATGCCTACCCTATCGTTGATCAACTTCAACATCGTCTGTGCGACGCTGGGAGGATTTATATCCGTCTTCGGACTGGTGTCCTACCTCTTCAAGGAGAGATTCTATCTTTCTGAAGCATGTCCGTCCTGCCTTTCCATCTTTCCACCCGATACTACCGATCTCTCCTCGGCTATGTGTGTCGTCGCTGATTAGACGGTGGATGACTGACGTTGTACAGTGATTTCATTGCTAGCTGGAGtgatcttctcccctcaTGCAGCCAACTTCATAAGACCCCAAGAGTATGCACTTGGTTCCGAGCAGAACCTAGAAGAGATCACCCTGTACTTCACCCGTCTCGTTCTCGGGGTCCAGCTAGTCCTTGCCGGGGTCCAGCTCCCCAAACGATACCTGCAGATAGAATGGAAGAGCCTGTCGCTCCTTTTGGGCCCTGGGATGGCTGCCATGTGGATGTGTAGCAGCCTGGTCATTTGGGCGATGGTACCgaactttccctttctccatGCCCTTGTCGTGGGTGCGTGCATCACTCCTACCGACCCCGTCCTGTCCAATTCCATCGTAAAGGGGAAATTTGCCGACAAGAATGTGCCTCGGCCCTTGCAGCGCATTATTGTGGCTGAGTCAGGTGCCAATGATGGTCTCGGCTATCCTTTTCTCTATTTTGGATTGTATCTTCTCAAGTACATTGGAATGGGCGGCGAGGGGTACAGTGGAGGCGCTGGGAAAGCTATAGGCCTGTGGTTCTATGAAACTTGGGTCTACACTGTGATCCTGAGTGTTGTCTATGGGATCGTAGTTGGGTGGCTCTCCCGTAAGCTGCTTCACTGGGCAGAGGAGAAGCATTACGTTGATCGGGAGAGCTTTCTTGTGTTCGCTATCGCTCTTTCTGTAAGTTCAATTCTGCCTAGGCCATCACATGTTACTAATATCGAATGCAGTTATTTATCATTGGTACATGTGGGTTGATAGGGACCGATGACCTCCTGGCCTGCTTTGTTGCCGGCAATGTGTTTACGCAAGAGTAAGATTTTATACATCCATTCGCATTGATTCGGCTACTAACGAAGGTAGTGATTGGTTTCGCCTGGAAACCATGGATGACTCTTTGCAGCCAACCATCGATATGTTGCTGAATTTGGCGGTCTTCATGTGGTTCGGTGCTGTCTGCCCGTGGTCATCGTTCCTGAACAACAGCGTGATTCCCATCTATCGCTTGATATTCTTGGGAATCCTAATCCTGCTAGTTCGACGAATGCCCATCATTTTCGCCATGCACAAGCTCATACACCAAATCGAGCACTTCTACCAGGCAGCATTTGTTGGCTTCTTCGGACCTATCGGAGTCGGGGCTGTCTTCTACCTGTCGGTCAGCCGGGAATTTCTGAATCAAA
It contains:
- a CDS encoding RNA-DNA hybrid ribonuclease (COG:L;~EggNog:ENOG410PJMD;~InterPro:IPR012337,IPR036397,IPR009027,IPR011320, IPR002156,IPR037056;~PFAM:PF00075,PF01693;~go_function: GO:0003676 - nucleic acid binding [Evidence IEA];~go_function: GO:0004523 - RNA-DNA hybrid ribonuclease activity [Evidence IEA]), translated to MNDTTTTPSPTPGPATKASPTLNSPSVAAGTKRKRASAAKYYAVKAGYQPGVYYEWRDCLTQVTGYKGAVFQAFPSYEEANAFLTGTRAPAARGGTPLDSEPTRFYGVQRGRIPGVYTDWAKAQEQIKGFPKPRYKKFSTREEAEEFAREGQGSGATFGKTPESQKLAGAPRMMNGVPADAQGIPFEAGTGPLPTGAEDGFDPNVLLDPKTGKVVYKSQDQKAATKVKSTGPPGMLRIYTDGSSLKNGKALASAGVGVYFGPGDSRNVSEPLKGSRQTNQRAELTAILRALDIAPRHRDVTIFTDSQYAINCVTVWFTKWRRNNWMTAGNKPVDNKDLVESILSKIEERNELKVKTLFEWVKGHSSHPGNEAADRLAVSGARRGVSEKAAALEAVKDIPDEAFEEEDDDDF
- a CDS encoding putative Na/H antiporter (COG:P;~EggNog:ENOG410PJR5;~InterPro:IPR006153,IPR038770;~PFAM:PF00999;~SECRETED:SignalP(1-24);~TransMembrane:7 (n7-16c28/29o70-86i107-125o145-177i198-217o223-245i257-279o306-326i);~go_component: GO:0016021 - integral component of membrane [Evidence IEA];~go_function: GO:0015299 - solute:proton antiporter activity [Evidence IEA];~go_process: GO:0006812 - cation transport [Evidence IEA];~go_process: GO:0055085 - transmembrane transport [Evidence IEA]); protein product: MAAMWMCSSLVIWAMVPNFPFLHALVVGACITPTDPVLSNSIVKGKFADKNVPRPLQRIIVAESGANDGLGYPFLYFGLYLLKYIGMGGEGYSGGAGKAIGLWFYETWVYTVILSVVYGIVVGWLSRKLLHWAEEKHYVDRESFLVFAIALSLFIIGTCGLIGTDDLLACFVAGNVFTQDDWFRLETMDDSLQPTIDMLLNLAVFMWFGAVCPWSSFLNNSVIPIYRLIFLGILILLVRRMPIIFAMHKLIHQIEHFYQAAFVGFFGPIGVGAVFYLSVSREFLNQITVDGQVREDAAKVSEAVNVVVWFLVICSIIVHGLCIPLAKAGYHLPRTISQALSTSIIAEPDPVPIANVQHTHSTATRGVGPTNNRNRKRGQAGREPPDPAVFQIGRSVIRTTSSQEQVQVGAATADEPARPVNLIVRENEQDSPQESSNSNSPTPAVEQHV